From a region of the Tachypleus tridentatus isolate NWPU-2018 chromosome 1, ASM421037v1, whole genome shotgun sequence genome:
- the LOC143246401 gene encoding myophilin-like has product MSGRGPAYGLSAQVANKLAGKRDPALEAEILQWIEAILGQKLPPGSFDDVLRDGVILCNLMNKLMPGCIQKINTSGGQFKMMENINRFQEAAKKWGVPEIDVFQTVDLWEKRNIGQVGQCLMALGRACYTHPEWKGPCLGPKPSEENKREFTEEQLRASEGMINLQYGTNKGANASGLNFGNTRHM; this is encoded by the exons TTAGCCGGAAAACGTGATCCAGCGCTCGAGGCAGAAATACTACAATGGATAGAAGCCATCTTAGGTCAAAAACTTCCTCCTGGCAGTTTTGATGACGTTCTGAGGGATGGAGTTATACTCTGCAA CCTGATGAACAAATTGATGCCCGGGTGCATCCAGAAGATCAACACTTCTGGAGGTCAGTTCAAGATGATGGAAAACATCAACAGATTCCAGGAAGCAGCCAAGAAATGGGGAGTTCCTGAGATTGACGTCTTCCAGACGGTTGACCTATGGGAGAAGAGGAATATTGGCCAGGTTGGCCAGTGTCTTATGGCCCTCGGCAGAGCA TGTTACACCCATCCTGAGTGGAAGGGACCTTGCTTAGGACCCAAACCTTCTGAAGAGAACAAGCGCGAATTCACCGAAGAACAGCTCCGAGCCAGTGAAGGAATGATCAATCTTCAGTATGGCACAAACAAGGGAGCTAACGCTAGTGGCCTCAACTTCGGCAATACTAGACATATGTGA